A section of the Branchiostoma lanceolatum isolate klBraLanc5 chromosome 19, klBraLanc5.hap2, whole genome shotgun sequence genome encodes:
- the LOC136425465 gene encoding tripartite motif-containing protein 2-like, whose translation MAAAPPSLGTQFSEELTCSICLELFTRPKVLPCGHTFCQHCLQDHAGRKVPFQCPNCRQQVRPPRQGVAGLPDSHIIANLCERLQTQVTLPEETREQPTSGNRCSIHPSEEVKLYCKQCKVPVCHECFEESHDEHPTMSFKKAIQQQRAPIQALIAEGRDILETFYSFIRGLRDQEKILDDLKQETDSKIDEAYKQACDQVIQKLTKEKGRLLSEVEANHRENKGAVQSQRDAVLIDVAELSSACDGAEQHMVRECRQLLSRESKLVESVGTFRGKVVPSPVQTQPAVFQPNVSVELECTLGDVTVPEAASASDHHCNQASDAATKVMGHHHDNKSNTVAPKQMLTFGGVGSEAGQFAGQFMRPSGVTVSEEGDVFVADSQNKRIQVFTLQGKFVRQFPTFVSGREMMEPHDVAMGWEGNLWVVGVGGSNSAGFAVQYSKQGRVLRKFDLHTTWWGRGVAVDTRRNHILITQTTGHWSHPHGEVQVFSPDGTLVRTVGQQQGMKNPVYITVDGEGNILVPDSDTCCVYVYNQDGQFLFKFGGLGSGEGQLQDPRGICTDCAGNIIVVDRGNHRVELFDKTGRFLRHITTDIEVPQAVAMAPQGQLVITDSDNHKVTIFQNCV comes from the exons ATGGCGGCTGCACCGCCAAGTTTGGGCACACAGTTCAGCGAAGAACTGACCTGCAGCATCTGCCTGGAGCTGTTCACCAGGCCCAAGGTACTGCCCTGCGGACACACCTTCTGCCAGCACTGCCTACAGGACCATGCAGGTAGAAAAGTGCCATTCCAGTGCCCAAACTGTCGCCAGCAAGTCAGGCCGCCACGTCAAGGGGTCGCAGGGTTACCCGACAGCCACATTATAGCAAACTTGTGCGAGAGGCTGCAAACCCAGGTAACGCTGCCAGAGGAAACAAGGGAACAACCCACGTCTGGAAACAGGTGTAGCATCCACCCCTCTGAAGAAGTCAAACTCTACTGTAAACAGTGTAAAGTGCCAGTTTGTCACGAGTGTTTTGAAGAAAGTCATGATGAACATCCTACAATGAGCTTTAAAAAAGCCATTCAACAACAAAGGGCTCCAATCCAGGCCTTGATCGCTGAGGGGAGGGACATCTTGGAGACCTTCTACAGCTTCATCCGAGGTCTGAGAGACCAGGAGAAAATTCTGGACGATTTGAAACAAGAGACTGACAGCAAAATCGACGAAGCCTACAAACAAGCCTGTGATCAAGTAATTCAGAAACTGACCAAGGAAAAGGGCCGTCTGTTGTCTGAGGTTGAAGCAAACCACAGGGAAAACAAGGGAGCCGTACAGAGCCAAAGAGATGCAGTTCTGATTGATGTCGCTGAACTGTCGTCTGCCTGTGATGGGGCCGAGCAGCACATGGTGAGAGAATGTAGGCAGTTGCTCAGTCGGGAATCCAAACTAGTCGAGAGCGTAGGGACGTTCAGGGGAAAGGTGGTACCCAGTCCTGTGCAAACCCAACCTGCCGTCTTTCAGCCAAACGTGAGCGTGGAACTTGAGTGTACACTTGGAGATGTGACTGTCCCAGAGGCTGCATCAGCTAGTGATCACCATTGTAACCAAGCTAGTGATGCTGCCACGAAG GTCATGGGTCATCACCATGATAACAAAAGTAATACAGTGGCGCCAAAACAGATGTTGACCTTTGGTGGAGTGGGTTCAGAAGCAGGGCAGTTTGCAGGGCAGTTTATGAGGCCTTCTGGAGTTACAGTGTCAGAAGAGGGTGATGTCTTCGTGGCAGACAGTCAGAACAAAAGAATCCAAGTCTTCACCCTTCAGGGAAAATTTGTGAGACAGTTCCCAACATTCGTATCAGGTAGGGAGATGATGGAGCCACATGATGTAGCCATGGGTTGGGAGgggaacctgtgggtggtgggggTCGGGGGGTCGAACTCTGCTGGGTTTGCTGTACAATACAGCAAACAGGGCAGGGTGCTGAGGAAGTTTGACCTACATACGACTTGGTGGGGCAGAGGAGTTGCTGTGGACACCAGAAGGAACCACATCCTCATCACACAGACCACAGGACACTGGTCCCACCCACATGGTGAAGTGCAGGTGTTCAGTCCAGATGGGACACTTGTGAGAACTGTGGGTCAGCAGCAGGGGATGAAGAACCCAGTGTACATCACTGTGGACGGGGAAGGGAACATTCTTGTGCCAGACTCTGACACCTGCTGTGTCTATGTGTACAACCAAGACGGACAGTTTCTGTTCAAGTTTGGAGGTTTGGGAAGTGGTGAAGGCCAGCTGCAGGACCCCCGTGGTATCTGTACGGACTGCGCAGGTAACATCATTGTGGTAGATAGAGGAAACCACCGAGTGGAACTGTTTGACAAGACGGGAAGGTTTCTCAGACACATCACTACTGACATAGAGGTACCGcaagctgttgccatggcaccgCAGGGACAGCTGGTGATCACTGATAGTGACAACCATAAAGTcactatttttcaaaattgtgtTTAG
- the LOC136425474 gene encoding uncharacterized protein, with protein MVRVLALVVLLGLVGAISAQSYKGCYKRKWGTFRTRETSDDMTNQKCVAVCKEEGLPYAGTYETKCGCEGEEKFERLSPADDESECSSSCGGDVTQKCGERNGRLTVWTTGEEKRKMTEVEDVQQETKELEHHHHHHHHHDKKADKKAAEKEHDKKATADKKHDKKAAGKE; from the exons ATGGTGCGCGTCTTGGCCCTTGTTGTCCTTCTCGGACTCGTCG GAGCGATCTCGGCGCAGAGCTACAAAGGCTGCTACAAGAGGAAGTGGGGAACCTTCAGGACTCGGGAGACCAGTGACGACATGACCAACCAGAAATGCGTGGCAGTCTGCAAGGAGGAGGGCCTGCCGTATGCAG ggACCTACGAGACGAAGTGCGGCTGCGAGGGTGAGGAGAAGTTTGAGAGGCTGAGCCCGGCTGATGACGAGTCTGAATGTTCCTCCAGCTGCGGGGGTGACGTCACACAGAAGTGTGGAGAGCGCAACGGGAGGCTCACCGTGTGGACCACTGGAGAAG AGAAGCGCAAGATGACCGAGGTGGAGGATGTCCAACAGGAGACCAAGGAGCTggagcatcatcatcatcaccatcatcaccatgatAAGAAGGCTGATAAGAAGGCTGCAGAAAAAGAGCACGATAAGAAGGCTACTGCAGATAAAAAGCACGATAAGAAGGCTGCAGGCAAAGAGTGA